From one Montipora capricornis isolate CH-2021 chromosome 10, ASM3666992v2, whole genome shotgun sequence genomic stretch:
- the LOC138020217 gene encoding uncharacterized protein — MAPAVLNVLNAKDYEEKCKSLLSDKKTYKPLVYNPTGGFKKTVNNFTSKVFSDGVIKADFKRELDHPSEPIVPKFYGCRRFINPNPFQLDPYLDPNINFTQENLTNDSLQFLDCPVTINEDGSLSTSVSRKPTHTDQYLQFDSHHPLIHKLGVIRTLEHRANVVISETAEREKEKAYIKSSLRKCGYPEWAFQKAGARNRQTNSTDRGYKGQGRTTKASITIPYVAGISEKIKNAFKAHGISACYKPWNTRRQKLVRVKDSVPKAKRANIVYGVKCGDKDC, encoded by the exons ATGGCCCCAGCTGTGCTGAACGTGCTGAACGCTAAGGACTatgaagaaaaatgcaaatcacTACTAAGCGACAAGAAAACATATAAACCACTTGTCTACAATCCAACTGGTGGCTTCAAGAAGACTGTCAACAATTTTACAAGCAAGGTTTTTAGCGATGGAGTTATCAAAGCGGATTTTAAGAGGGAATTGGACCATCCTTCAGAGCCGATTGTGCCCAAATTTTATGGCTGCCGAAGATTCATAAATCCGAACCCATTCCAGTTAGACCCATA TCTTGATCCAAACATCAACTTTACCCAAGAGAATCTCACGAATGATTCCTTACAGTTCCTTGATTGCCCCGTCACTATCAATGAAGATGGCTCACTGTCTACATCTGTATCCCGTAAACCGACTCACACGGATCAATATTTGCAGTTCGATTCACATCACCCATTGATTCATAAACTCGGGGTCATCAGGACCCTGGAGCATAGAGCTAACGTAGTCATCAGTGAAACAGCTGAgcgggaaaaggaaaaagcatATATTAAAAGCTCTCTACGCAAATGTGGTTACCCAGAGTGGGCCTTCCAGAAGGCGGGTGCAAGAAACAGACAGACTAACAGCACGGACCGAGGTTACAAGGGACAGGGACGGACAACAAAAGCGAGCATCACGATCCCTTATGTAGCAGGTATTTCAGAGAAAATCAAGAATGCTTTTAAGGCCCACGGCATTTCTGCTTGTTACAAGCCTTGGAACACCCGGAGACAAAAGCTGGTTCGAGTGAAGGACAGTGTGCCCAAAGCGAAACGAGCTAATATAGTGTATGGAGTAAAGTGTGGGGACAAGGATTGTTAG
- the LOC138021404 gene encoding uncharacterized protein, whose protein sequence is MAVSLTGMLLDVSGSMDRSIGEGTNEEGGTWAHSIFEVIDNFIKDDVSSDNHAFAIGFGASVGNEVFDILTALEPATDDQINEIFQILEGAGATYIRKWAEGEVVKSELTNHMAFLFLRKARPDPRFLKKFVQNCLPPECRDWPKFSNPNNNPILGVYNLFSKASDFAYAGAGSSFRQATKQDIKEVIRKAEPDLVKNEESDVVEHDDCVPCIFNVQKASDILHGYIDERKLSKERSQELLRKVKPYIYGGTPLYKAIENAIELIEKNASQFSSHKKLLFILSDGEPADGEITDSVRVERAVSRLKAAGVTVGGCFVTHSTQNESKRLFSEMRPDWDPGAKFLFSLSSKLPTQSIPRTVFVKRDWFIETTNNETSLFLQVNHPDHMQEACQVARDVVCSGDALSEFLTSVSLDVYINQELENYEAKEKHEGSTCYAHASATVIHLALKRIHGRPEDKYPSFTELKNKLVSRFGKEPTNIVKVLEENCPHYNLHFKKVDLKSAKSAVASSRPALATFRLTEDEWKKFEGFFEANKTGILTKKKIDITARPSTARTYGHAVVLTSFNSKYLRLLDSRGPDKKDNGFFKVQNADVLRLKFIDVFWEEDDLTEEEVQRDDYTVTCPECHADSPVKDFTGNLRGAKCPKCQKNFSLKDAPKGNILALNMYLTSLSS, encoded by the coding sequence ATGGCCGTATCATTGACTGGAATGCTACTTGATGTATCCGGTTCCATGGACAGGAGCATTGGAGAGGGGACAAACGAAGAAGGAGGAACGTGGGCTCATTCGATCTTTGAAGTCATTGATAACTTCATCAAAGACGATGTTTCCTCTgataaccatgcatttgctATTGGCTTTGGAGCTTCAGTTGGTAACGAAGTATTTGATATCCTGACAGCTCTTGAGCCTGCCACAGACGACCAGATAAACGAGATATTCCAAATACTGGAAGGAGCCGGCGCAACATACATTCGCAAATGGGCCGAGGGAGAGGTCGTCAAAAGTGAATTAACAAATCATATGGCTTTCTTGTTTCTGAGAAAGGCTAGGCCTGACCCGCGGTTTCTCAAAAAATTCGTGCAAAATTGTTTACCGCCCGAATGCCGGGACTGGCCTAAATTCTCCAATCCAAACAACAATCCAATCCTGGGAGTTTATAACCTTTTTTCCAAAGCATCCGATTTTGCCTATGCGGGAGCGGGGTCCTCCTTTAGACAGGCTACAAAACAAGACATCAAAGAAGTAATTAGAAAAGCCGAACCcgatttggtcaaaaatgaagaaagtgaCGTTGTAGAACATGACGACTGCGTACCTTGCATTTTCAATGTTCAGAAAGCTTCAGATATCTTACACGGATACATTGATGAACGAAAACTCTCCAAAGAAAGAAGTCAGGAATTACTGCGAAAAGTCAAGCCTTACATATATGGTGGCACACCACTGTATAAGGCCATTGAGAATGCGATAGAACTTATTGAGAAAAATGCTTCTCAGTTTTCAAGTCACAAAAAGCTGTTGTTTATTCTGTCAGACGGAGAGCCTGCAGATGGCGAAATTACTGATAGTGTAAGAGTAGAGAGAGCGGTCTCAAGATTGAAGGCGGCAGGTGTAACCGTAGGGGGCTGCTTTGTTACTCACTCGACACAAAATGAATCCAAACGACTCTTCAGCGAGATGAGGCCTGACTGGGATCCGGGTGCAAAGTTCCTGTTCTCTCTGAGCTCGAAATTGCCAACACAGTCGATACCACGCACCGTTTTTGTTAAACGTGATTGGTTCATCGAGACCACCAATAACGAAACCAGTTTGTTCCTGCAGGTGAACCATCCAGACCACATGCAAGAGGCTTGTCAGGTGGCTCGGGATGTAGTTTGTAGTGGAGATGCCTTATCGGAATTTCTTACATCCGTCAGTCTAGATGTCTATATTAACCAAGAACTGGAAAACTATGAGGCAAAAGAAAAGCATGAAGGGAGTACTTGCTATGCGCATGCATCTGCTACAGTGATTCATTTGGCCCTGAAAAGAATTCACGGCCGACCTGAAGACAAATATCCAAGTTTCACAGAGCTAAAAAATAAACTTGTCTCACGCTTTGGAAAAGAACCAACCAATATCGTCAAAGTGCTCGAGGAAAATTGCCCGCACTACAAtttgcattttaaaaaggttgacCTCAAGAGTGCCAAGAGCGCCGTCGCTTCAAGCAGACCAGCGCTGGCAACATTCAGGCTTACCGAGGATGAGTGGAAAAAGTTTGAGGGGTTTTTTGAAGCTAACAAAACTGGTATTTTGACGAAAAAGAAGATCGACATAACAGCCCGTCCGTCCACAGCCCGTACGTATGGGCATGCAGTCGTGTTAACCAGTTTCAACAGCAAATATTTGCGACTGTTGGATTCCCGGGGGCCGGATAAGAAAGACAATGGATTTTTCAAAGTACAGAACGCAGACGTTCTTCGGTTAAAATTCATCGATGTTTTCTGGGAGGAAGACGACTTGACCGAAGAAGAAGTTCAGCGAGATGACTACACCGTTACGTGCCCCGAATGCCATGCGGATTCACCGGTTAAGGACTTTACTGGGAATTTGCGAGGCGCAAAGTGTCCCAAATGTCAAAAAAACTTTTCCTTAAAAGATGCCCCCAAAGGGAACATTTTAGCTCTCAATATGTATCTCACATCTTTAAGCAGTTAA